A genomic region of Planctomycetia bacterium contains the following coding sequences:
- a CDS encoding SLATT domain-containing protein, with the protein MTATPATPDLKLALRAELERIEEDCIHSGKAHFNAGDRWARYHYWLGIPSVVLSALAGAAFFKDYGDIAGIMSAIVAILTSLMTFLKPSERASGHKGSGDQYLTLRNDVRVFREIKLTYACDEQSAIAGMDEFTKRRNELNQASAQFSRKDFEIARAGIDQGEAAHRVDKKGP; encoded by the coding sequence ATGACCGCGACACCCGCTACGCCTGACCTAAAACTTGCGCTCCGGGCCGAACTGGAACGTATTGAGGAAGACTGTATTCATTCCGGCAAAGCGCACTTTAACGCGGGCGATCGCTGGGCGCGCTATCACTACTGGCTAGGCATCCCGTCAGTCGTACTTAGTGCGCTTGCGGGTGCCGCGTTCTTCAAAGACTATGGCGATATCGCCGGGATCATGTCGGCGATCGTGGCCATTCTCACGTCGTTGATGACGTTCCTGAAACCATCTGAGCGCGCGTCGGGGCACAAGGGTAGCGGCGATCAGTACCTGACCCTCCGCAACGATGTCCGCGTGTTTCGCGAGATCAAGCTCACCTACGCATGCGATGAGCAGTCGGCCATCGCCGGAATGGATGAGTTCACGAAGCGCCGCAACGAACTCAATCAGGCGAGCGCTCAGTTCTCGCGGAAGGACTTCGAGATTGCGCGGGCCGGGATTGACCAAGGCGAAGCCGCACACCGCGTAGACAAGAAGGGTCCCTGA
- a CDS encoding nucleotidyltransferase: protein MSVITYLQGRASEAVLSSTEIASINTSISTIKSRLSSHFGNDVSEQFRFGSSTRGTILPRSMDEHSDIDYMVVFSDSGYMPQTYLDRLKRFAEIYYSSSDIKQSSPSVVLQLNHIKFDLVPALKQSYGGYKIPNGPGAWQETNPNDFNAKLTAKNTAELSMIKPTIRLAKFWNASNGYIYDSYLLEKYIVGLSFPTALNQRDYLFTTFDNLPLSYDQPQWRKDKLARAKDIIEKVRQLERDEMPHTAEGEVKKLIPE, encoded by the coding sequence ATGTCTGTCATTACGTACCTGCAGGGCCGCGCCAGCGAGGCTGTTCTTTCAAGCACCGAAATCGCGTCAATCAACACGTCGATCAGCACGATCAAGAGCAGGCTTTCGAGCCACTTTGGCAACGACGTAAGTGAGCAGTTTCGCTTTGGGTCCTCGACACGCGGGACCATCCTGCCGCGATCGATGGATGAGCACTCGGACATCGACTACATGGTCGTGTTCTCGGACTCCGGCTACATGCCGCAAACCTACCTCGATCGCTTGAAGCGGTTCGCTGAAATCTACTATTCGAGTTCCGACATCAAGCAGTCATCGCCGAGCGTTGTGCTCCAGCTCAATCACATCAAGTTTGATCTCGTTCCCGCGTTGAAGCAGTCCTACGGCGGGTACAAGATTCCAAACGGGCCAGGCGCATGGCAGGAGACCAACCCCAATGACTTCAACGCCAAGCTGACAGCGAAGAACACAGCCGAGCTGTCGATGATCAAGCCGACTATTCGGCTGGCGAAGTTCTGGAACGCGAGCAACGGCTACATCTACGACTCCTACCTGCTGGAGAAGTACATTGTTGGACTGTCGTTCCCCACCGCGCTCAACCAGCGTGACTACCTGTTCACGACATTTGACAACCTCCCCCTGTCCTACGACCAGCCGCAATGGCGCAAGGACAAGCTGGCACGGGCGAAGGACATCATCGAAAAGGTCCGGCAGTTGGAGCGGGATGAGATGCCACACACTGCCGAAGGCGAAGTG
- a CDS encoding PaeR7I family type II restriction endonuclease, with protein MTEKIDVDERLKKAVQAYWDARAKNKEKQVESGRIDAGTRGEVTGGTQMGALEVLVADILCEAGLKRLDVRTRTALDLPGYFRATKKWDLIVISEGQLVLAMEFKSQAGKSIGNNVNNRSEEAIGSAKDLWTAYREGRFGEGAPTPFLGYLFLLEDRVSVKQPVANKEPYFTVDPVFRGLEAPAKKKDVIKYKGVSYAERYELLCRRLVLERIYNATCFLLATNTKATVISQPAQDLTFTRFAAALRGHAVTFLGSQKK; from the coding sequence TTGACCGAGAAGATTGATGTTGATGAGCGTTTGAAGAAGGCCGTCCAAGCCTATTGGGATGCACGAGCGAAGAACAAGGAGAAGCAGGTTGAGTCAGGCAGGATCGACGCCGGAACGCGGGGCGAGGTTACCGGCGGCACTCAAATGGGTGCGCTCGAAGTCCTCGTCGCCGATATCTTGTGCGAAGCGGGTCTCAAGCGGCTTGATGTGCGGACGCGAACTGCGCTCGATCTGCCGGGCTACTTTCGCGCCACCAAGAAGTGGGATCTGATTGTCATTTCAGAAGGCCAGTTGGTGTTAGCTATGGAGTTCAAGTCGCAGGCCGGGAAGTCGATCGGCAACAACGTCAACAATCGCTCGGAGGAAGCGATTGGAAGCGCCAAGGACCTGTGGACTGCGTATCGTGAAGGCCGGTTCGGCGAAGGGGCACCGACGCCGTTCCTGGGGTATCTCTTCCTGCTGGAAGACCGGGTAAGCGTAAAGCAGCCCGTCGCGAACAAGGAACCATACTTCACGGTCGATCCGGTGTTCCGTGGTCTGGAAGCCCCTGCCAAGAAGAAGGACGTGATCAAGTACAAGGGCGTCTCATACGCGGAGCGATACGAACTGCTGTGTCGTCGCCTCGTCCTTGAGCGGATCTATAACGCTACATGCTTCCTGCTGGCGACGAACACGAAGGCGACTGTGATCTCGCAGCCCGCGCAAGACCTGACGTTCACGCGGTTTGCTGCAGCCCTGCGCGGCCACGCGGTCACGTTCCTGGGCAGCCAGAAGAAATGA